From Mycobacterium cookii:
GCTACCGCGACTCGACGCTGCGCTTCGAGGTCGACGGCGCCAACGCCGCGCGCGACTTCCTGCTGGAGCACGGTGTCGAGCAGGCCGACGTCGACAAGGTGTGGCTGGGTATCGCGCTGCACACCACGCCCGGTGTGCCCGAATTCCTGGCACCGGAGACGGCCTTGGTGACGGCCGGCGTCGAGACCGATGTGCTCGGCATCGGCCGTGACGACCTGCCGCCCGAGGCGCTGGACGCCGTCACCGCCGCCCACCCGCGGCCCGACTTCAAACAGCAGATCCTGGCGGCATTCAACGACGGGATGAAGCACCGCCCGCAGACCACATTCGGCACCTGCAACGCCGACGTTCTGGAGCGCTTCGACCCGACGTTCACCCGGGACAACTTCGTCGACAACATTCTCGGGAACAGCTGGCCGGAGTAGGCGGTTCAATCGCCGTCGAGCACTCCGCGTAGCAGGTCGATCAGCACCAGGGGCTGGTCGCTTTGCACGGAGTGGCCGGAGTTCTCGACGACATGCACACCGCGGAATTGCGTTGCGCGCTGGCCGAGTTCGGCGGCGTCCTCGTCGGTGACGAAGCCCGAGGTGCCGCCGCGCACCAGCGTGATCGGTGCAGACAGTCCCGCGACGTCATCCCAGAGGCTGTCGAAGTCGGGAAACTCCCGGATGGTGTCCCAGCGCCACGTCCACGCGCCATTGTCCAGCTGGCGGGAGTTGTGAAACACGCCGCGGCGCAGCGATTTCGGATCGCGGTGCGGGGCCGCGGCGGTGGTGAGCTCGACCATCGCGGCGAAGCTGGGGAACTCCCGGTCGCCCTGCATCAGCGCCACGGTGCCCTGCTGCTCCTTGGTCAGCTCGGAGTGCCTGCGCAGCGCCGACGGGGTGACGTCGACCAGCACCAGCTCGCGGACCAGTTGCGGCGCAACGGCACCCAGGCCGATCGCGGTCAGCCCGCCCAGCGACATACCGACGATCAAGTCGGCGTCCGGCGCGAGGTCGCTCAGCACCGGGGCCACCGCTGCGGCGTTGTTCTGCGGCGAGTAGTTGCCGTCTTCGCGCCACGCCGAATGCCCGTGGCCGGGCAGGTCGACCGCCAGCGCGGGGACGCCCAGGCCCACGATCACGGTGTCCCAGGTGTGCGCGTTCTGCCCGCCGCCGTGGAAGAACACCACCCGCGGCGCGTCGTCGCCCCACTGCAGCGCGCTGACGCCGTCCGCCTCGACCCGGCGCACGGTGGGTAGCGGGCCGGTGACGCCGGCCTGCTCGGCATTCTCGGGCAGCAGCGCGAACTCGGACAGCCCAACCAGTTCGTCGTGGGAGATATCGCTCATGGCCTCCGACATTAGAGGACGTACCGGCGGCGAATGCCCCGGAATCGTTGCCACATCTCGGCGGCTCGCTCGGCTTCGGTGACCGTGGCGGTGTCCGCGGGCAGGGCGCCGAGCAGTTCGCCGTAACCGACCAGACGGGTGCTGAGCACCGCAGGCTGACCTTCCAGCATGTGCCGGTAGGTCAGGTTGCCGCGCTCGAAGCCTTGGGTGTCCAACCAGTTGCGCACGCCGGGATCACGGTGCGCCATAACCAAGCGGACGCGCCCGTCGGCGTCGGTGCTGGCCCGGCTCGGCGTGTAGCTCACCGGCCGGTAGAGGTAGTCCATGCTGTTGAAGAAGACGCCCATGTTGGTCAGCATCCACAGGCCGTCGTGGGCGTCGAACTCGACGATCAGCGCCTGGTCAGGGCCCAGCTCCCAGTACATGTTCGCCGCGGCCCGGCCCCGCTTGGCGTCGGCGCCGGTGGTGTCGACGCGCGGAAAAGTGTTCGGGTGCGCGGCGTCCACACCGCCGTAGCTGAACGGGAACTCCGGCCAGTCCGACATCAGGCCGGTGACGAAGTCGCCCGCCCAGCCGATCGCCTCGATCATGACCTCGGCGGTGGGCAGCGGCTTGGGCGTCGACATGTCGACGCGCTCGATCCGGATCTGCGCCGGCAGTTCGTCCCAGCGGTCGAATCCCTGCCGGATGAACAGTTTTCGCGAATCAACGGTGGTCGGCAGCCAATTCGGACCGCGCTGTGCGCCGCCGATGTACAGCTCGAACTGGCCGTCGGCGCCGACGTCGAGCCGCTCGCCGGAGATGTTGGCTTCCGGTGTGTCGCCGAAAGGTTCGTGCAGCACGCCGGGGCCGGGGGTGCGTGCTCCCTGAACGGTCACGTTGAAGAAGCGGGCGGTGCCGCGGCTGCCGGTCAGCCGGTACGTCGACTGCCCGTCGATCCAGGCCTGCTGGTAGGTGAAATCACCACAGTCGCCGCCGAGTTTGCGGGTCGGGCCGCAGAATGCGTGCAACGCCGGGTAGCGGGTGTCGCGGGTCTCCAGCGCCAAATCGAAAGCCTGGCCAACGTTTTGGGTGAGAAACCGCAGCGCGTCGACGCGCTGCAGGGCGGTGGCGGCGTTGGCGTCTTTGAACACCTGCGCCCCGGCGCTCTGTAGCTGTGCGCAGAACGCCGTCCACGCCGACTCGAGGGCGGCGTCGTCGGGGCAGTCGCCGAATGCCATCGCTCAACCGCCCAATCTGTCGAGCATCGAACCCACGACTTCGCATGCGCGCCGGGCGGATTCGAGGTGCCCTTCCTCGTCGATGCGCGGGCCGATCAACTCCAGGTCGAACCCGTGGGCGTATCCGCCGGCCAACGCTTGCCTGATGATCGCTTCGATCGGGATGGCGCCGTCGCCGGGGACTGCGCGGCCCGGCAGTGCCCGGTCACCCAGCACGTAGTCGCTCAGTTGGATCAGCCGGGTCCGCGGCAGCGCCTGCTGCAGCAGGACGTCGAGCTCTCCTTCGGCCCAGCAGTGGAAGATGTCGATGCAGATATCGAGCCCAGTCATCTCGGCCAGTGTGATGGTGTCGCGCAGCGTGTGGGCGATGTGCAGGTCGGCGTACAGGCTGGAGGCGTTTTCGATCGCCAGCGCCACGCCTGCATCGGCCGCACGCTGCCGACACGGCGCGATCATCTCGCAGAATCGCTCGGCGGCTTGCCGCCAGGAGCGGTCACCTCGCCCACCGGTCAGCATGTACACGGTGCCGGCCCCGGCGTCTGCCGCTGCGTCGATGACCGGCTCCAGCGCGGTTGCGCCGCTGAACAGGTGATACACCGCCTCGACCGTATAGTCGTTGTGCTGCAATAATTTTGGGAATTCGGGGTCCAGCAGCTGGCTATCGAGGATGCTCAACCGGCGCACACCCAGATCCGTCCAGTACTTCTGCAGCTCGGGCAGCGTGGCACCGTAGAAGGTGACGTTGTGCACCGACAAGCGTTGGTGGGTCACGCCCTATTCTCGATCTCGACGCCGAATCGCTCACGGAAAGGCCGGAATTCCTCGTGCAGCGCGTCGAGGTCTTCGCCGATGTCGGTGAGCAGTTGGGTGGAGTAGCGGAACTTGCCGTGCCGGTCGCCGCGGTTGGTGGCCAGATAATCGCGCATCGCCGCCTCGGCTTTCGCCGTCAGCTCCCGGCCTGCGAACTCGTAGTAGCGCCGCACCGTGGCGACCTGATCGGCGATGAAGTCGGCGTAGCGGACATGCAGGATCCGCGGATCGTCGACCATCGGATTGGTCATGGTGTTGGCGATGCTGGCGCGGGTCATCTCCAGGTGCTTCTTGGCCTCGGCGTGCAGGTCGACCGGCCCCACGATGCCTTCGGCGATGTCGGCCATCATCATCGTGCGCGACGCGGCGACCTGCACCGGGTCGCGGTGTAACCACACCAACCCCGCATCGGGGTACGCCTCGAACATCTCCGCAAGCCGGAAGCCGTGAAAACCCTTAAGTACCCAGTACTTTCGCGGCCGATGGTATTGCAACTGCTGCAGCATGGCTTTGTGCAGCCAGTATTGCGCCTTGGCGTCGCTGGCCAGGCCGCCGACCAGCGACTGCATCGGCACCCGCCACCACGCCGTCGGCGTCATCACCCGGAAATCGAACGCCCAGGTGCGCTCGTCTTCGGGCAGGCCGTCGCCGAGCATGTCGTTGTAGGGATGGCTGTGCAACCACTTCGGCAGTTTGGCGTTGATCTCGCGCCAGTCGGCGTCGGCCTGCTCGCGTCGCCGGTCGTCCGAACCGGCCACGCCGGGCGGCGGCGACGGGTACATCACCTCCCAGAACCGCAGCGCCCGCGCGTCCGGGTCGACCGCCATCAGCGCGTGCATCAGCGTTGTGCCCGAACGGGGTTCGCCGGTGACGAACATCGGTGCCTCGATCACTTCGTCGGCGATCGGATAGGCGTTGCGGTCTTCGATGAACACCAGTCGTGAGGTCAGCAGCCACCGGCACACCTGCGCCGCCGCGGCGACGCCGGCGTCGTCCATGCCGAGGGCGTTGAGATGTTCGACGGCCACCGCGAAGCGCTCCGGCAGTGTCGCGTCGCCGAAATCAGCCAAACCGGTTTCCGCGGTCGCGGCGGCCAGCAACTCCGCGGCGTCGAGAGTCACCGAAGATCTCCGCACAGCCGCAGCAATTCATCCTCGGCCGCAAGGACATTGGCTGCCGACGCTGCGGCGTGGTCGAGGCCGGCCATCGCGCCGTAATCGAGGATCTTCGGTACGCGCAGACCGGCGTCGACGAACGACTTGATCGTCGTCGCGACCTGCTTGGGCGTGCCGTGCGGGACCAGGGCGAGCAGCATCTCGGGTTGCACCTTGGCCAGGAACTCGACGATCCGCTCGCGGGTCAGCACCGCGGGGTCGATGTCGTGAAATCCACGCCAGGACGGGCCCATTGGATGTTCGAAACCGAAGTCGCGCAATGTTTCTGCGGATACCTGTAACAGGAACGCCTTGACCAGCGGAGCCTGCAGGATGTCGGCCAGCGCCGCGTCGTCCTTGCCGATGAAACACACCTGGATGAAGCACGGTGTTATCGCCATCGGATCGCGGCCGGCGCGTTCGGCCGATGCCCGCACCTGGCCGAGCATGGCGGCGTAGTGCTCCGGGGTCCACGCCCCGGCCGGCCACCAGCCGTCGGCGTATCGACCGGCGATGTCGAGCATCCGCGGGCCGCTGGCGCCGATCCAGATCGGCGGCAGGTGCCCGTCGCACGGCTCGGTGTCCAGCCGGGCGTGGTGCAGTGTGTAGAACCGGCCGTCGAAGTCGACCGGGCCGTCGCTGTCCCAGAGCAGCCGAATCACTTGCAGGGCTTCCTCGAAGCGGCTGACCGGTCGGGCGAAGTCGAAGCCGTACGGCAGGGTGTTCTCGCTCTCGCCGCTGCCGAGGCCGAGGATGAATCGGCCGCGGGCGAGGTGATCGATGGTCAGCGCGGTCTGGGCCAGCATGGCCGGATGGCGGCGGACGGTGTCGACGACGGCGGAGACCAGCGGGACGTTCTTGGTCAGTGCCGCCGCAGCGGCCGCGACTGCAAGCCCGTCGAGGTGGCGATGCGGTGACGGCGACGCGCTGGCCAGATCGGTGAATTCGGGAGTCCAGATCGAGTCCGGCCAGAAGCTGACCATGTGGTCGGGCAGCCAGATCGAGTGATAGCGGCCGCCGTCCAGTTCATCGAGCCGAGTCAGATCCAACGGCAGGCTGGTGCGCAGAAATGCGGCGGGCTGAACCTTCATCGAAAGATGATGCTAAGCACCTGCACAGCGCCGTGTTGATGGAATCGAACATCTGGCGACCATGTGTCGATGTGCCCACCTCACAGCGACAACGCGCTTCCCCGGCACTGTCTCCGCCGAATTTGTCGCTCGGAGGTGGGCACGTCGACACATCCCACAAAGCCGAACCGGCCCGCCACCATGTCGGTGACGGGCCGGTTCGCACAAGATCAGCCCTCGCTGATGAACTCTTCCAGCTGCGCCCGCGCGATGTCGTCGGGCAGCTGCTTGGGCGGGCTCTTCATCAGGTACGCCGACGCGGGCACCACCGGTCCACCGATGCCACGGTCCTTGGCGATCTTGGCCGCCCGCACCGCGTCGATGATGACGCCGGCGGAGTTCGGCGAGTCCCACACCTCGAGCTTGTACTCCAGGTTCAGCGGCACGTCGCCGAACGCGCGGCCCTCGAGCCGGACGTAGGCCCACTTGCGGTCGTCGAGCCAGCCGACGTGGTCGGACGGGCCGATGTGCACGTCCTTGGTCTTGAACTCGCGCTGCACGTTCGACGTCACGGCCTGCGTCTTGGAGATCTTCTTGGACTCCAGCCGCTCACGCTCGAGCATGTTGAGGAAATCCATGTTGCCGCCGACGTTGAGCTGCATGGTGCGGTCGAGCTGTACCCCTCGGTCTTCGAACAGCTTGGCCATCACCCGGTGCGTGATCGTGGCACCGACCTGGCTCTTGATGTCGTCGCCGACGATCGGCACGCCGGCATCGGTGAACTTCTTGGCCCACACCGGGTCGGACGCGATGAATACCGGCAGCGCGTTGACGAATGCCACGTTGGCGTCGAGCGCGCACTGGGCGTAGAACTTGTCGGCCTCTTCGGAGCCCACCGGAAGGTAGGAGACCAGCACGTCGACCCTGGCGTCTTTGAGCGCCTTGACCACGTCGACGGCCTCGGTGTCGGAGATCTCGATGGTCTCGGCGTAGTACTTGCCGATGCCGTCCAGGGTCGGGCCGCGCTGCACCGTCACATTGGTCGGCGGCACGTCGGCGATCTTGATGGTGTTGTTCTCCGACGCGAAGATCGCCTCGGACAGGTCGAAGCCGACCTTCTTGGCGTCCACGTCGAACGCTGCGACGAACTTGACGTCGCGGACGTGGTACTGACCGAACTTCACGTGCATGAGGCCCGGCACGGCGCTGTTCTCGTCCGCGTCGTAGTAGTACTGGACGCCCTGGACCAGTGAGGAAGCGCAGTTCCCGACGCCGACGATGGCGACTCGTACCTCGGTGGACGCCTGGGGCGCGTTCTGCTCACTCATTGGGCGTTCTCCTTTACTCGATATCCGTGCAGTGGATGTGGTGGGGTGCCTGGCTCTAGGCCTGCTCAGCGCCGCGTTGCGCTACACGTTCGGCCGCGATCAGTTCATTGAGCCAGTTGACTTCGCGCTCACTGGATTCCAGCCCGAGCTGATGGAGCTGCCGGGTGTAGCGGTCCAGCGAATTACTGGCCCGCGCAATTGCTTCACGCAGACCTTCGCGACGTTCTTCGACCTGGCGGCGACGGCCCTCCAGGATGCGCATCCGCGCTTCGGCCGGTGTGCGGTTGAAAAATGCCAGGTGCACGCCGAAGCCGTCGTCGGTGTAGTTGTGCGGGCCGGTGTCGGCCACCAGCTCGCTGAAACGCAGCCGGCCCGAGTCGGTCAGTTCATACACCCGTCGAGCGCGACGCACCGGCGTTCCGGTCGGGGCGGCGTTCTCGGCGATCAGGCCGTCGGACTGCATCCGGCGCAACGCGGGATAGAGCGACCCGTACGAGAAGGCCCGAAATGCTCCGAGCAGACCGGTCAACCGCTTGCGCAGCTCGTAACCATGCATAGGCGACTCGAGCAGAAGTCCCAGGATGGCGAGTTCCAGCATCGAGTCACCTCCTTTGCTCGGTTTTGTGCAACGCTGCTATGTCGGCTAACAGTCTCGCGCCATAGTATCGCCCCGATATATTAGCGATCACTCCAGTTGGCGTCTACCCTACGTTCAGCCGGCCGTGGCCGCAGTGTCAGGACGAATACACCGAAGCCCGTCGAGTTGGAATCACCCTGGTTGCAAGCCTGTTCGTGTCGGCATCCCGCAGGCATAACCAGACAACGTGCCAATTCACTTTCACTGGTTTCTTCCCACCTACGGCGACTCGCGCGACCTGATCGCCGGCGGCCACGGCAGCAACATGCGCGGCGACCGGCCCGCCGACCTGAGATATCTCACCCAGCTCGCCCAGGCCGCCGAGATCAACGGCTTCGAAGCGGTGCTCACGCCCACCGGACTCTGGTGCGAAGACGCCTGGCTGACCACCGCGATGCTGATCAACAGCACCGAGACGCTGAAGTATCTCGTTGCGTTCCGGCCTGGGTTGGTCAGCCCGACTCTTGCCGCGCAGATGGCGACCACCTTCCAGTGGCAGTCGCAGGGCCGGCTGCTGCTCAACGTGGTCACCGGCGGCGAGAGCAGCGAGCAGCGAGCGTTCGGCGACTTCCTGCCGAAAGAGGCCCGCTACGCCCGCTGCGGAGAGTTCCTCGACATCGTCCGGCGGTTGTGGACGTCCGAGCAGCCGGTCAGCGTGACCGGTGAGCACCTGCAGGTCGAGCAAGGCAGCTTGGCGCGCCACCCCGATCCGCTGCCGCCGGTGTTCTTCGGCGGCTCGTCGCCGGAGGCCGGCGAGGTCGCGGCCCGCTACGCCGACACGTACCTCACCTGGGGTGAGCGCCCCGAACAGGTCAAGGAGAAGCTGGACTGGATCCGTGGCCTTGCCGCGGCGCAGGGCCGGCAATTGAGCTACGGCATCCGGCTGCACGTCATCTCTCGCGATACCAGCGAGCAGGCGTGGGCAGAGGCCCAGCGGCTGCTGAGCGGGCTCAGCCCGGAGACCGTGGCCGCCGCCCAGCAGTCGCTGGCCCGCTCGGAATCGGTGGGCCAGCGCAGGATGCGCCAATTGCACGGCGGCGGTGAGGATTTCGCGGCCGGTGCGGACGCCCGTCAGCTGGAGATCTATCCCAACCTGTGGTCCGGCGTCGGCCTGGTGCGCGGCGGCGCGGGCACCGCGCTGGTCGGTTCGCACCAGGAGGTAGCCGATCGCATCGCCGAGTACGCCGCGCTGGGCCTGGACCACTTCATCCTGTCCGGCTACCCACACCTCGAGGAGGCCTACATCTTCGGCGAGGGTGTGCGACCTCTGCTGGCCCAGCGCGGGCTGCTCGACGCGGCCGGACGCTCGACCGAGCCCGTTCGATCGGCGTTCCTGCCCCGGCTCGGTGACGTCAGTGCTTCATAGCCCGACCGCAGTCTGACGGCGACGCTGCTGCTCACGCCGCGCGCGTCGGAAACGTAACCGACCTACATCTCGACACCGGCCGGGCGGACGTACTCTGGTCATCGTGCGATTGCAGCGACAGGTGGTGGACTACGCCCTTCGACGTCGCTCGCTGCTGGCCGAGGTGTACTCGGGCCGGACGGGGGTGTCCGAGGTCTGCGACGCCAACCCCTATTTGCTCCGGGCCGCGAAGTACCACGGCAAGGCCAGCTCGGTGATGTGCCCGATCTGCCGCAAGGAGCAGCTGACGCTGGTGTCGTGGGTGTTCGGCGAGCACCTGGGCGCCGTGTCCGGCTCTGCGCGCACCGCCGAAGAGTTGGTCATGCTGGCGACCCGATTCGAGGAGTTCGCCGTACACGTGGTGGAGGTATGCCGCACTTGCAGCTGGAATCATCTGGTCAAGTCGTATGTGCTCGGCGCGGCCCGGACGGCTCGTCCGCCGCGGAAGCCGCGCAGCACACGGACGGCGCGCGATGGCGCCCGCACGGCCAGTGAATAGCGAAGGGCCGCAAGACCAGTCAGCCGCTGATCGTTCGTCAGGGGCTGCTGGCGGCCCGAAACCCGGTGGCCCGCGGAAGCGACCCCCGATCCCGCCCGACGATCGGCTGACCACGATCCTGCCGCCGGTGCGTGACCGCGACGACGTGCCGCATCATCTGCGCGATCCGATCGAAGCGGTCAAGGCCGCGCTGGACGGCCGGCCCACCCCCCGCGGCGCGGACCGCGACGACCGCGGGCCGCGTCAGCCTCCCCCTGCCGCACCGCCGCCCCGTCGCCAGCACGCGGCAGGCAGCCCGCCCGGTGGGCGTCCGCCGAGCGGCAAGCCACCGCTGCCGGACTGGGGCTGGCTGCAACGGATCGACTGGAGTCGGCTCGAGCACATCAACTGGCGTTGGGTCCGTCGCGGCCTCTACGTCAGCGCCGTGGTGCTGCTGCTGTTGCCGATCGTCACGTTTGCGATGGCCTACTTCATCGTCGACATCCCCAAGCCCGGCGACATCCGCACCAATCAGGTCTCGACCATCCTGGCCAGCGACGGCTCC
This genomic window contains:
- a CDS encoding HD domain-containing protein, with amino-acid sequence MSDSIAGIAIPDTALVRAITAHIRDAEDDLLFNHSRRVFIFGALQGRRRGLQPDPELLYAGAMFHDIGLTERYRDSTLRFEVDGANAARDFLLEHGVEQADVDKVWLGIALHTTPGVPEFLAPETALVTAGVETDVLGIGRDDLPPEALDAVTAAHPRPDFKQQILAAFNDGMKHRPQTTFGTCNADVLERFDPTFTRDNFVDNILGNSWPE
- a CDS encoding alpha/beta fold hydrolase, which encodes MSDISHDELVGLSEFALLPENAEQAGVTGPLPTVRRVEADGVSALQWGDDAPRVVFFHGGGQNAHTWDTVIVGLGVPALAVDLPGHGHSAWREDGNYSPQNNAAAVAPVLSDLAPDADLIVGMSLGGLTAIGLGAVAPQLVRELVLVDVTPSALRRHSELTKEQQGTVALMQGDREFPSFAAMVELTTAAAPHRDPKSLRRGVFHNSRQLDNGAWTWRWDTIREFPDFDSLWDDVAGLSAPITLVRGGTSGFVTDEDAAELGQRATQFRGVHVVENSGHSVQSDQPLVLIDLLRGVLDGD
- a CDS encoding DUF1214 domain-containing protein, which encodes MAFGDCPDDAALESAWTAFCAQLQSAGAQVFKDANAATALQRVDALRFLTQNVGQAFDLALETRDTRYPALHAFCGPTRKLGGDCGDFTYQQAWIDGQSTYRLTGSRGTARFFNVTVQGARTPGPGVLHEPFGDTPEANISGERLDVGADGQFELYIGGAQRGPNWLPTTVDSRKLFIRQGFDRWDELPAQIRIERVDMSTPKPLPTAEVMIEAIGWAGDFVTGLMSDWPEFPFSYGGVDAAHPNTFPRVDTTGADAKRGRAAANMYWELGPDQALIVEFDAHDGLWMLTNMGVFFNSMDYLYRPVSYTPSRASTDADGRVRLVMAHRDPGVRNWLDTQGFERGNLTYRHMLEGQPAVLSTRLVGYGELLGALPADTATVTEAERAAEMWQRFRGIRRRYVL
- a CDS encoding sugar phosphate isomerase/epimerase family protein, with product MTHQRLSVHNVTFYGATLPELQKYWTDLGVRRLSILDSQLLDPEFPKLLQHNDYTVEAVYHLFSGATALEPVIDAAADAGAGTVYMLTGGRGDRSWRQAAERFCEMIAPCRQRAADAGVALAIENASSLYADLHIAHTLRDTITLAEMTGLDICIDIFHCWAEGELDVLLQQALPRTRLIQLSDYVLGDRALPGRAVPGDGAIPIEAIIRQALAGGYAHGFDLELIGPRIDEEGHLESARRACEVVGSMLDRLGG
- a CDS encoding sulfotransferase family protein; the encoded protein is MTLDAAELLAAATAETGLADFGDATLPERFAVAVEHLNALGMDDAGVAAAAQVCRWLLTSRLVFIEDRNAYPIADEVIEAPMFVTGEPRSGTTLMHALMAVDPDARALRFWEVMYPSPPPGVAGSDDRRREQADADWREINAKLPKWLHSHPYNDMLGDGLPEDERTWAFDFRVMTPTAWWRVPMQSLVGGLASDAKAQYWLHKAMLQQLQYHRPRKYWVLKGFHGFRLAEMFEAYPDAGLVWLHRDPVQVAASRTMMMADIAEGIVGPVDLHAEAKKHLEMTRASIANTMTNPMVDDPRILHVRYADFIADQVATVRRYYEFAGRELTAKAEAAMRDYLATNRGDRHGKFRYSTQLLTDIGEDLDALHEEFRPFRERFGVEIENRA
- a CDS encoding LLM class flavin-dependent oxidoreductase; amino-acid sequence: MKVQPAAFLRTSLPLDLTRLDELDGGRYHSIWLPDHMVSFWPDSIWTPEFTDLASASPSPHRHLDGLAVAAAAAALTKNVPLVSAVVDTVRRHPAMLAQTALTIDHLARGRFILGLGSGESENTLPYGFDFARPVSRFEEALQVIRLLWDSDGPVDFDGRFYTLHHARLDTEPCDGHLPPIWIGASGPRMLDIAGRYADGWWPAGAWTPEHYAAMLGQVRASAERAGRDPMAITPCFIQVCFIGKDDAALADILQAPLVKAFLLQVSAETLRDFGFEHPMGPSWRGFHDIDPAVLTRERIVEFLAKVQPEMLLALVPHGTPKQVATTIKSFVDAGLRVPKILDYGAMAGLDHAAASAANVLAAEDELLRLCGDLR
- a CDS encoding inositol-3-phosphate synthase, with product MSEQNAPQASTEVRVAIVGVGNCASSLVQGVQYYYDADENSAVPGLMHVKFGQYHVRDVKFVAAFDVDAKKVGFDLSEAIFASENNTIKIADVPPTNVTVQRGPTLDGIGKYYAETIEISDTEAVDVVKALKDARVDVLVSYLPVGSEEADKFYAQCALDANVAFVNALPVFIASDPVWAKKFTDAGVPIVGDDIKSQVGATITHRVMAKLFEDRGVQLDRTMQLNVGGNMDFLNMLERERLESKKISKTQAVTSNVQREFKTKDVHIGPSDHVGWLDDRKWAYVRLEGRAFGDVPLNLEYKLEVWDSPNSAGVIIDAVRAAKIAKDRGIGGPVVPASAYLMKSPPKQLPDDIARAQLEEFISEG
- a CDS encoding PadR family transcriptional regulator; this encodes MLELAILGLLLESPMHGYELRKRLTGLLGAFRAFSYGSLYPALRRMQSDGLIAENAAPTGTPVRRARRVYELTDSGRLRFSELVADTGPHNYTDDGFGVHLAFFNRTPAEARMRILEGRRRQVEERREGLREAIARASNSLDRYTRQLHQLGLESSEREVNWLNELIAAERVAQRGAEQA
- a CDS encoding LLM class flavin-dependent oxidoreductase — translated: MPIHFHWFLPTYGDSRDLIAGGHGSNMRGDRPADLRYLTQLAQAAEINGFEAVLTPTGLWCEDAWLTTAMLINSTETLKYLVAFRPGLVSPTLAAQMATTFQWQSQGRLLLNVVTGGESSEQRAFGDFLPKEARYARCGEFLDIVRRLWTSEQPVSVTGEHLQVEQGSLARHPDPLPPVFFGGSSPEAGEVAARYADTYLTWGERPEQVKEKLDWIRGLAAAQGRQLSYGIRLHVISRDTSEQAWAEAQRLLSGLSPETVAAAQQSLARSESVGQRRMRQLHGGGEDFAAGADARQLEIYPNLWSGVGLVRGGAGTALVGSHQEVADRIAEYAALGLDHFILSGYPHLEEAYIFGEGVRPLLAQRGLLDAAGRSTEPVRSAFLPRLGDVSAS
- a CDS encoding DUF5318 family protein encodes the protein MRLQRQVVDYALRRRSLLAEVYSGRTGVSEVCDANPYLLRAAKYHGKASSVMCPICRKEQLTLVSWVFGEHLGAVSGSARTAEELVMLATRFEEFAVHVVEVCRTCSWNHLVKSYVLGAARTARPPRKPRSTRTARDGARTASE